From a single Micromonospora carbonacea genomic region:
- a CDS encoding ABC transporter substrate-binding protein, translated as MTPIRSVTIAALASAVLATTLTGCQFGAAEQDTSPIVIAVDLELSGSAAPVGKAYQRALELKVDQLNGSGALGARKIELKVKDNRSDASESLRNIGDFSNDSQVSAIIMGGCNECAVGAARTINEKKIPTIALASSSAVAAPVADRRYLFKLAPNAADSAAALTTELRRRGIRKVTVLNSDDSYGREGLDVLRREFDKTNIKLLSDQSVKTTDTDVSQQVATLAARNAEAMVVWTPPEQAMLAAGAAETAGFTGSLFFDASAAGELFLGAASRSAERATLIFTQTMVIDDVIATTPAKAARRQWFQDYTARFGGYNGFSSFAADAVQLIADAELRADGEPGRAGRDGLRNVLETSQMDGLSGPIRMTPDNHSGLMPQALTTLVARGGRWRLAG; from the coding sequence TTGACTCCCATCCGCTCCGTGACCATCGCGGCGCTCGCCTCGGCCGTCCTGGCCACCACGCTCACCGGCTGCCAGTTCGGCGCGGCGGAGCAGGATACGAGCCCGATCGTGATCGCCGTCGACCTGGAGCTGTCCGGCTCCGCGGCCCCGGTGGGCAAGGCGTACCAGCGCGCGCTGGAACTGAAGGTCGATCAGCTCAACGGCTCGGGCGCGCTCGGCGCCCGCAAGATCGAGCTCAAGGTGAAGGACAACCGGTCGGACGCGAGCGAGTCGCTGCGCAACATCGGCGACTTCAGCAACGACTCCCAGGTGAGCGCGATCATCATGGGCGGGTGCAACGAATGCGCCGTCGGCGCGGCGCGTACGATCAACGAGAAGAAGATCCCGACGATCGCGCTCGCCTCGTCCAGCGCCGTGGCCGCCCCGGTCGCCGACCGGCGGTACCTGTTCAAGCTGGCCCCGAACGCGGCCGACAGCGCCGCCGCCCTCACCACCGAGCTGCGCCGGCGCGGGATCCGCAAGGTGACCGTGCTCAACAGCGACGACAGCTACGGCCGCGAGGGGCTGGACGTGCTGCGCCGCGAGTTCGACAAGACCAACATCAAGCTGCTCAGCGACCAGTCGGTGAAGACCACCGACACCGACGTCAGCCAGCAGGTCGCCACGCTGGCCGCGCGGAATGCGGAGGCGATGGTGGTCTGGACCCCGCCGGAGCAGGCGATGCTCGCCGCGGGCGCGGCCGAGACGGCCGGGTTCACCGGCTCGCTGTTCTTCGACGCCTCGGCCGCCGGGGAGCTGTTCCTGGGCGCGGCGTCCCGGTCGGCGGAGCGGGCCACCCTGATCTTCACGCAGACGATGGTCATCGACGACGTCATCGCCACCACGCCGGCCAAGGCGGCCCGCCGCCAGTGGTTCCAGGACTACACGGCCCGCTTCGGCGGCTACAACGGCTTCTCCTCGTTCGCCGCGGACGCCGTGCAGCTCATCGCCGACGCCGAGCTGCGGGCCGACGGCGAGCCCGGCAGGGCCGGCCGCGACGGGTTGCGCAACGTGCTGGAGACGTCCCAGATGGACGGCCTCTCCGGCCCGATCCGGATGACGCCGGACAACCACTCGGGGCTGATGCCGCAGGCCCTCACCACGCTTGTCGCCCGGGGCGGGCGCTGGCGGCTCGCCGGCTGA
- a CDS encoding DUF742 domain-containing protein: MDQRREDPRGALVRPYAVTRGRTEPRQDIALEAVLTASPTAVAESRFAGHDKHRIATICEGRPQSLAEVAAYTRMPLGVARVIVADMVAEGLLTLHTAAPAEGYEERMEILGRVLSGLRRL, translated from the coding sequence ATGGACCAACGACGGGAGGACCCGCGCGGCGCGCTGGTGCGTCCGTACGCGGTCACCCGCGGCCGTACCGAGCCACGCCAGGACATCGCGCTGGAGGCGGTGCTGACGGCCAGCCCGACAGCCGTCGCCGAGTCCCGGTTCGCCGGTCACGACAAGCACCGGATCGCCACGATCTGCGAGGGTCGGCCCCAGTCGCTGGCCGAGGTCGCCGCGTACACCCGGATGCCCCTGGGCGTCGCCCGGGTCATCGTCGCCGACATGGTGGCCGAGGGCCTGCTGACCCTGCATACTGCCGCTCCCGCCGAGGGATACGAGGAGCGGATGGAAATTCTTGGAAGGGTGCTAAGTGGACTTCGCAGGCTATGA
- a CDS encoding cupin, with the protein MTDVIDGTELGPVGQEIVYENDRVRVWHIRLEPGERQPLHRHDHPYLVIAVQGAKNVVQTIDGTTIDADEPTGGVVYRDPGAVHMLTNVGDTTYLARLVELK; encoded by the coding sequence ATGACCGACGTGATCGACGGGACCGAGCTGGGCCCGGTGGGCCAGGAGATCGTCTACGAGAACGACCGGGTGCGGGTGTGGCACATCCGGCTGGAGCCGGGCGAGCGGCAGCCGCTGCACCGGCACGACCACCCGTACCTGGTGATCGCCGTCCAGGGCGCGAAGAACGTGGTGCAGACGATCGACGGCACCACCATCGACGCGGACGAGCCGACCGGCGGGGTGGTGTACCGCGACCCGGGCGCCGTCCACATGCTCACCAATGTCGGGGATACGACGTACCTGGCGCGGCTGGTCGAGCTCAAGTAG
- a CDS encoding LLM class F420-dependent oxidoreductase, whose protein sequence is MRVSVFTEPHRGATYDDQLRFARAVEAGGFEGFLRADHYQFLGTEPGLPGPTDAWLTLAALARETTRIRLGTLVTSATFRLPGPLAVMVAQVDQMSGGRVELGIGAGWYEREHISYGIPFPGVGERFDRLAEQLEVITGLWRTPVGETYSFTGEHYRLVDSPALPKPVQRPGPPVIVGGRGPTRTPRLAARYADEFNMPFKSVAETAVAYERVAEACDRHGRPASGREPLVLSAAIAVAVGRTDAEARLRAAPLHAKSALPPEDAVVGSPARLVDRIGEFAAVGATRVHLRLTDLADLDHLELIAAEVLPHLARADAAATGG, encoded by the coding sequence ATGCGGGTCAGCGTCTTCACCGAGCCGCACCGGGGAGCCACCTACGACGACCAGCTGCGCTTCGCGCGGGCCGTCGAGGCGGGCGGCTTCGAGGGGTTCCTGCGGGCCGACCACTACCAGTTCCTCGGCACCGAGCCCGGCCTGCCCGGCCCCACCGACGCCTGGCTCACCCTCGCCGCGCTGGCGCGGGAGACCACCCGGATCCGGCTCGGCACCCTCGTCACGTCGGCCACCTTCCGGCTGCCCGGCCCGCTCGCCGTCATGGTCGCCCAGGTCGACCAGATGAGCGGCGGCCGGGTCGAGCTGGGCATCGGCGCCGGCTGGTACGAGCGGGAGCACATCTCGTACGGAATCCCGTTCCCCGGCGTCGGCGAGCGTTTCGACCGGCTCGCCGAGCAGCTCGAAGTGATCACCGGCCTGTGGCGCACCCCGGTCGGCGAGACGTACAGCTTCACCGGCGAGCACTACCGCCTGGTCGACTCCCCCGCCCTGCCCAAGCCGGTCCAGCGGCCCGGCCCACCGGTGATCGTCGGCGGACGCGGCCCCACGCGCACCCCCCGACTCGCCGCCCGGTACGCCGACGAGTTCAACATGCCGTTCAAGAGCGTCGCCGAGACCGCCGTCGCGTACGAGCGGGTGGCCGAGGCGTGCGACCGGCACGGCCGCCCGGCGTCGGGGCGGGAGCCGCTCGTCCTCTCCGCCGCCATCGCGGTGGCGGTCGGGCGCACCGACGCCGAGGCGCGGCTGCGGGCCGCACCGCTGCACGCCAAGAGCGCCCTGCCGCCGGAGGACGCGGTGGTCGGCTCGCCCGCCCGGCTCGTCGACCGGATCGGCGAGTTCGCCGCCGTCGGCGCGACCCGGGTGCACCTGCGGCTGACCGACCTCGCCGACCTCGACCACCTGGAGCTCATCGCCGCCGAGGTGCTCCCGCACCTGGCGCGCGCCGACGCTGCCGCCACTGGAGGCTGA
- a CDS encoding roadblock/LC7 domain-containing protein, with protein MNRPAAMQDMGWLLTNFADSVAGIAHVVAVSADGLLLASSRDLPPDRADQLAAITSGVVSLTEGAARMFSAGGVLQTVIEMDSGYLFLMSISDGSSMAVLAARSCDVGQVGYEMALLVERVGAALVPLPRDAVRA; from the coding sequence ATGAACAGGCCAGCGGCCATGCAGGACATGGGTTGGCTGCTCACCAACTTCGCCGACAGCGTGGCGGGCATCGCCCACGTGGTGGCGGTGTCCGCGGACGGGCTGCTGCTCGCCTCGTCCCGGGACCTCCCCCCGGACCGGGCCGACCAGCTCGCCGCCATCACCTCCGGCGTGGTGAGCCTGACCGAGGGCGCGGCCCGCATGTTCAGCGCCGGCGGGGTGCTCCAGACGGTCATCGAGATGGACAGCGGATACCTCTTCCTGATGTCGATCAGCGACGGCTCGTCGATGGCGGTGCTCGCCGCCCGTAGCTGCGACGTGGGGCAGGTCGGCTACGAGATGGCCCTGCTGGTCGAGCGGGTGGGCGCGGCGCTGGTGCCGCTGCCCCGCGACGCGGTGCGCGCGTAG
- a CDS encoding sensor histidine kinase → MSTGPTTLPESGESNERGRRRLPRLRDARIRSKLALILVVPVAAVIALATIRLISTGEGALEATQLRSLTALSIDVSALTQDLHKERMAAATLLARPGEKGRVDEFNLRVRSTDARIEAYNAARGGIGEVPADVRDRLKVIDDHLKTLNSTRQEVLDRKQMPVAEASLRYGVIVTDLVSYNDTLAQMPGQEALADNRRAVAAFAHAKAAVAEEQAVAYTALSSGRLDEEQFSSFVATLTSQQEALVSFSLAADPVQRALVDGTVSGDAVVLADRVAADLTRSVGQAPLVTAADVSSSIGSVNDLMRWAEIQLQRRLLDQTEQARADVIQQAIVESVLVLLTLIIAVTLAVVLARSLNHSLRRLREGALSVANHDLPDAVQRLQTIGNVGDGGVEEIVRQVRDPIKLTNRDEVGQVALAFNVVHREAVRVAAEQAALRTSVSAMFLNLARRSQTLVDRMIGELDAIERGEEDPKRLAQLFELDHLATRMRRNDENLLVLAGADSAVPRRDDALLIDVLRASQSEVEQYNRIEFGTVDTDISVAAHAVNDVVRLVAELLDNATRFSPPNTVVVADGRRIRDYVLIQVEDRGLGLTDEQLDSLNRRLSAPSTVDVAAFRLMGLAVVSRLASRYGIRVELRRNVEGGTVAQVTLPSTTVVLPSLRGREPAPAPLTPARQPAQVEQAPSSPSGFGEPATAGRTATLTDQWRTAAPTPARWQVPGDTRDGVTAAPFGSPTVSQPTLPTMTPVSQPPTPQPSAPAQPAYAPGGGAIGSPTVAFPALDPLPRRSPNGEPAQPATPLAPATPSASFAPAAPFAQTNPTASFAPTAPLAPATPALPGGPVAGTTPSAPSAPPVPVAPATPVVARPAQQAEAPIFREMEAVWFRSHGDDVTAIFQRPNFDEPAPAPATAAPRAPLPTRTPGATDTDGPGATTTAPQVHSAPVAPPPPPPVAAAPSGPAAPTPPPAVDPEAWRTAADEGWSRASQAAEPPAAGTTRSGLPKRVPQAQLVPGGIEPKSGRDRSRRTPDEVRGLLSAYHRGVQRGRTAGGDQNSNSTKETSR, encoded by the coding sequence GTGAGCACCGGACCTACGACCCTGCCCGAGAGCGGCGAGTCGAACGAGCGGGGCCGGCGACGGCTGCCCCGCCTCCGGGATGCCCGGATCCGCTCGAAGCTGGCGCTGATTCTGGTGGTGCCCGTCGCGGCGGTGATCGCGCTCGCCACCATCCGGCTCATCTCCACCGGTGAGGGCGCGCTGGAGGCGACCCAGCTGCGGTCGCTGACCGCCCTGTCGATCGACGTCTCGGCGCTCACCCAGGACCTGCACAAGGAGCGGATGGCCGCGGCCACCCTGCTGGCCCGCCCGGGGGAGAAGGGCCGCGTCGACGAGTTCAACCTGCGGGTACGCAGCACCGACGCGCGCATCGAGGCGTACAACGCCGCGCGGGGCGGCATCGGGGAGGTCCCGGCCGACGTACGGGACCGGCTCAAGGTCATCGACGACCACCTGAAGACGCTGAACAGCACCCGCCAGGAGGTGCTGGACCGCAAGCAGATGCCGGTGGCCGAGGCGTCGCTGCGTTACGGCGTCATCGTCACCGACCTGGTCTCCTACAACGACACGCTCGCCCAGATGCCCGGCCAGGAGGCCCTGGCCGACAACCGCCGGGCGGTTGCCGCGTTCGCCCACGCCAAGGCCGCGGTCGCCGAGGAGCAGGCGGTCGCCTACACGGCGCTCTCCTCGGGCCGGCTCGACGAGGAGCAGTTCTCGTCCTTCGTGGCCACTCTCACCAGCCAGCAGGAGGCCCTGGTCTCCTTCTCGCTGGCCGCCGACCCGGTCCAGCGGGCCCTGGTCGACGGCACCGTCTCCGGTGACGCCGTCGTGCTCGCCGACCGGGTGGCCGCCGACCTGACCCGGTCGGTCGGGCAGGCCCCCCTGGTCACCGCCGCCGATGTGTCCTCCTCCATCGGCTCGGTCAACGACCTGATGCGGTGGGCGGAGATCCAGCTCCAGCGGCGGCTGCTCGACCAGACCGAGCAGGCCCGCGCGGACGTCATCCAGCAGGCCATCGTCGAGTCGGTGCTGGTGCTGCTGACCCTCATCATCGCCGTCACGCTGGCCGTGGTGCTGGCCCGCTCGCTCAACCACTCGCTGCGCCGGCTGCGCGAGGGCGCGCTCTCGGTGGCCAACCACGACCTGCCCGACGCGGTGCAGCGGCTCCAGACCATCGGCAACGTCGGCGACGGCGGCGTGGAGGAGATCGTCCGGCAGGTCCGGGACCCGATCAAGCTCACCAACCGCGACGAGGTCGGGCAGGTCGCCCTGGCGTTCAACGTCGTCCACCGGGAGGCGGTCCGGGTCGCCGCCGAGCAGGCCGCGCTGCGGACCAGCGTCTCCGCGATGTTCCTCAACCTGGCCCGGCGCAGTCAGACGCTGGTCGACCGGATGATCGGCGAGCTGGACGCGATCGAGCGCGGCGAGGAGGACCCGAAGCGGCTCGCCCAGCTCTTCGAGCTGGACCACCTGGCCACCCGGATGCGCCGCAACGACGAGAACCTGCTGGTCCTCGCCGGCGCCGACTCCGCCGTGCCGCGCCGCGACGACGCGCTCCTGATCGACGTGCTGCGGGCCTCCCAGTCCGAGGTCGAGCAGTACAACCGGATCGAGTTCGGCACCGTCGACACCGACATCTCGGTCGCCGCGCACGCGGTGAACGACGTCGTCCGCCTGGTCGCCGAGCTGCTCGACAACGCCACCCGCTTCTCCCCGCCGAACACGGTGGTGGTCGCCGACGGCCGGCGGATCCGCGACTACGTGCTCATCCAGGTCGAGGACCGGGGCCTCGGCCTCACCGACGAGCAGCTCGACTCGCTCAACCGCCGGCTCTCCGCGCCGTCGACGGTGGACGTGGCCGCGTTCCGGCTGATGGGTCTCGCCGTGGTGAGCCGCCTCGCCTCCCGGTACGGCATCCGGGTGGAGCTGCGGCGCAACGTGGAGGGCGGCACGGTCGCCCAGGTGACCCTGCCCAGCACGACCGTGGTGCTGCCGTCGCTGCGGGGCCGCGAGCCGGCCCCGGCCCCGCTCACCCCGGCGCGCCAGCCGGCCCAGGTGGAGCAGGCCCCGTCGAGCCCGAGCGGCTTCGGCGAGCCGGCGACCGCCGGCCGCACCGCCACCCTGACCGACCAGTGGCGCACCGCCGCGCCCACGCCGGCCCGGTGGCAGGTGCCCGGCGACACCCGGGACGGGGTGACGGCCGCGCCGTTCGGCAGCCCGACCGTGTCCCAGCCGACGCTCCCGACCATGACGCCCGTGTCGCAGCCGCCCACTCCGCAGCCGTCCGCGCCGGCCCAGCCGGCGTACGCGCCCGGCGGCGGGGCGATCGGCAGCCCGACCGTGGCGTTCCCGGCGCTCGACCCGCTGCCCCGCCGGTCGCCGAACGGGGAGCCCGCCCAGCCGGCCACCCCGCTCGCGCCGGCCACCCCGTCGGCGTCGTTCGCGCCGGCCGCCCCGTTCGCCCAGACCAACCCGACGGCGTCGTTCGCGCCGACCGCTCCGCTCGCGCCGGCGACCCCGGCGCTGCCGGGTGGCCCGGTCGCCGGGACGACGCCCTCCGCCCCTTCCGCCCCGCCCGTGCCGGTCGCCCCGGCCACCCCGGTGGTCGCCCGCCCGGCGCAACAGGCGGAGGCGCCGATCTTCCGCGAGATGGAGGCGGTATGGTTCCGCTCGCACGGTGACGACGTGACCGCGATCTTCCAGCGCCCCAACTTCGACGAGCCCGCCCCGGCACCGGCCACCGCCGCGCCGCGGGCCCCGCTGCCCACCCGTACCCCGGGGGCCACCGACACGGACGGCCCCGGCGCGACGACGACGGCGCCCCAGGTCCACAGCGCGCCGGTGGCACCGCCCCCGCCGCCGCCGGTCGCCGCCGCGCCCAGCGGACCGGCGGCACCGACCCCGCCACCGGCGGTGGACCCGGAGGCGTGGCGGACCGCCGCCGACGAGGGCTGGTCCCGGGCCAGCCAGGCGGCCGAACCGCCGGCCGCCGGCACCACCCGCTCCGGCCTGCCCAAGCGGGTGCCCCAGGCCCAGCTCGTCCCCGGCGGGATCGAACCGAAGAGCGGTCGGGACCGCAGCCGGCGCACCCCCGACGAGGTACGCGGCCTGCTGTCGGCCTACCACCGTGGCGTGCAGCGGGGGCGGACGGCCGGCGGGGACCAGAACAGCAATTCGACCAAGGAGACGAGCCGATGA
- a CDS encoding GTP-binding protein, whose amino-acid sequence MDFAGYDPAGARRNRGITSAKIVVAGGFGVGKTTLVGAVSEITPLTTEAVMTSAGVGIDDPSKVPGKQTTTVAMDFGRITMAEDLILYLFGTPGQTRFWFMWDEIIKGAVGAAVLVDTRRITDAFAPLDYFENRRLPYVVALNRFDGAPQYELEEVREALAISPQVPLIMTDARHREPVKQVLVTVVEHAMMRLQAEHGRGFPTPVG is encoded by the coding sequence GTGGACTTCGCAGGCTATGACCCCGCCGGGGCGCGCCGCAACCGCGGGATCACCTCCGCGAAGATCGTGGTTGCGGGCGGCTTCGGGGTGGGCAAGACGACCCTGGTCGGCGCGGTCTCGGAGATCACTCCGCTGACCACCGAGGCGGTGATGACCTCCGCCGGCGTCGGCATCGACGACCCGTCGAAGGTGCCGGGGAAGCAGACGACGACGGTCGCCATGGACTTCGGCCGCATCACCATGGCCGAGGACCTGATCCTGTACCTGTTCGGCACGCCCGGCCAGACCCGGTTCTGGTTCATGTGGGACGAGATCATCAAGGGCGCGGTGGGCGCGGCGGTGCTGGTCGACACCCGCCGGATCACCGACGCCTTCGCCCCGCTGGACTACTTCGAGAACCGCCGCCTGCCGTACGTGGTGGCGCTCAACCGGTTCGACGGCGCGCCGCAGTACGAGCTGGAGGAGGTCCGCGAGGCCCTCGCCATCTCGCCCCAGGTGCCCCTGATCATGACCGACGCCCGGCACCGGGAACCCGTCAAGCAGGTGCTGGTGACGGTCGTCGAGCACGCGATGATGCGCCTCCAGGCGGAGCACGGCCGGGGCTTCCCGACCCCGGTCGGCTGA
- a CDS encoding ABC transporter substrate-binding protein, with the protein MNRLTRTVAAALLASALTLVSACSSDSDASDAKGGDGKSLEKVTYLTSFGNFGRDSYAWVAKEKGFFKEAGFDVEIKPGQGTGAVIQTIVGGQADFGPIDLTGGLLQLGNGQAKDFVAVAAIQQRTMAAIVTVEGKNIASPKDLEGKKLADAPASVVRNLFPTYARLAGVDVNKVTWVNGEAQTLMGTLASGSVDGIGQFVVGQPTVEAVTKKKAVLLPYSNVMQDLYGNVLITSSKIAKEKPEMVKRFTAALMKGLEYSLANPQEAAELLKKNVDATNPAAAAAELQLMAGYVRSNNSGTKIGTLDSGRVAKSIAILQGAGSLKQNLTPDQIIDFSLVPQS; encoded by the coding sequence ATGAACAGGCTGACCCGCACGGTCGCCGCGGCCCTCCTGGCCTCCGCCCTCACCCTGGTGTCCGCGTGCAGCAGCGACTCGGACGCGTCCGACGCGAAGGGCGGCGACGGCAAGTCACTGGAGAAAGTGACGTACCTCACTTCCTTCGGCAACTTCGGCCGGGACTCCTACGCCTGGGTGGCGAAGGAGAAGGGCTTCTTCAAGGAGGCCGGCTTCGACGTCGAGATCAAGCCCGGCCAGGGCACGGGCGCGGTGATCCAGACCATCGTCGGCGGTCAGGCCGACTTCGGTCCGATCGACCTCACCGGTGGCCTCCTCCAGCTCGGCAACGGGCAGGCCAAGGACTTCGTCGCCGTCGCGGCGATCCAGCAGCGCACCATGGCTGCCATCGTGACGGTCGAGGGCAAGAACATCGCCTCGCCGAAGGACCTGGAGGGCAAGAAGCTCGCCGACGCCCCGGCGTCCGTGGTCCGCAACCTCTTCCCGACGTACGCCCGGCTCGCCGGCGTGGACGTCAACAAGGTGACCTGGGTCAACGGCGAGGCGCAGACCCTGATGGGCACCCTCGCCTCCGGCTCCGTCGACGGCATCGGCCAGTTCGTCGTGGGCCAGCCGACGGTCGAGGCGGTCACCAAGAAGAAGGCCGTCCTGCTGCCCTACAGCAACGTGATGCAGGACCTCTACGGCAACGTGCTGATCACCTCCAGCAAGATCGCCAAGGAGAAGCCGGAGATGGTGAAGCGGTTCACCGCCGCGCTGATGAAGGGCCTGGAGTACTCCCTGGCGAACCCGCAGGAGGCCGCCGAGCTGCTGAAGAAGAACGTCGACGCCACCAACCCGGCGGCGGCCGCCGCCGAGCTCCAGCTCATGGCCGGGTACGTCCGGTCCAACAACTCCGGCACCAAGATCGGCACGCTGGACAGCGGCCGGGTCGCCAAGAGCATCGCGATCCTCCAGGGCGCGGGCTCGCTCAAGCAGAACCTCACCCCCGACCAGATCATCGACTTCAGCCTCGTGCCGCAGTCCTGA
- a CDS encoding ABC transporter ATP-binding protein, translating to MIRLSGVSRTFDGRAGRVEALRGIDLDVAEGEFVAVLGRSGCGKSTLLRMIAGLLPATAGEITVAGTPITRPRRDIAMLFQRPALLPWRSVLDNVLLPVEIFGWKRAAHRERARELLDLAGLAGFEKRLPHELSGGMQQRVSLCRSLIGDPRVMLMDEPFSALDALTREELSGELQRVHMTSGATVVFVTHSIDEAVLLADRVVVLSPRPGRIRAIVEVDIPRPRTLGRNAHLADVARVSAELHELLMERDTPVAPAGAGTEGR from the coding sequence ATGATCCGACTGTCCGGCGTGTCCCGCACCTTCGACGGTCGGGCCGGCCGGGTCGAGGCACTGCGGGGCATCGACCTCGACGTCGCCGAGGGCGAGTTCGTCGCCGTGCTCGGGCGCTCGGGCTGCGGCAAGTCCACCCTGCTGCGGATGATCGCCGGCCTGCTGCCGGCCACCGCCGGGGAGATCACCGTCGCGGGCACGCCGATCACCCGCCCCCGCCGCGACATCGCCATGCTGTTCCAGCGCCCCGCCCTGCTGCCCTGGCGGTCGGTGCTGGACAACGTGCTGCTGCCCGTGGAGATCTTCGGGTGGAAGCGGGCCGCTCACCGCGAGCGCGCCCGGGAGCTGCTCGACCTGGCCGGTCTCGCCGGGTTCGAGAAGCGGCTGCCGCACGAGCTGTCCGGCGGCATGCAGCAGCGCGTCTCGCTGTGCCGGTCGCTGATCGGCGACCCCCGGGTGATGCTCATGGACGAGCCGTTCTCCGCCCTGGACGCGCTCACCCGCGAGGAGCTCTCCGGTGAGCTCCAGCGGGTGCACATGACCAGCGGGGCCACCGTCGTCTTCGTCACCCACTCCATCGACGAGGCGGTGCTGCTCGCCGACCGGGTGGTCGTGCTCAGCCCCCGGCCGGGCCGGATCCGCGCGATCGTCGAGGTCGACATCCCCCGGCCCCGCACCCTCGGCCGCAACGCCCACCTCGCCGACGTCGCCCGGGTCAGCGCCGAGCTGCACGAGCTGCTGATGGAACGCGACACCCCCGTCGCGCCCGCCGGGGCCGGCACGGAGGGACGGTGA
- a CDS encoding ABC transporter permease has protein sequence MTDLRSPEPALAGPPVAQRRPAVGRGALGVGARAGANGLLLPGAGLLVAFAVWWLTARLELVHPAALPTPGSVLSAFTDKPDRMLEHTLDTMLEILIGFALSAVAGVLLGLSLAASRTVERMFTPLLVAVNAVPKITLGPLLVVALGWGQKPILTMVFLLCFFPIVLSTATGLTTTPSDLAELVRSLNASWWQAFRKVRFPAALPQIFVGLKVAMPLAAIGAVIGEFQAGESGLGYVITQYAGIGDTATAWAAIMLVALVSILLYSALVFVERLALPWVRETTSTR, from the coding sequence ATGACCGACCTCCGGTCACCGGAACCGGCGCTCGCGGGCCCGCCCGTCGCCCAGCGCCGCCCCGCCGTGGGGCGCGGCGCACTCGGCGTCGGCGCGCGGGCAGGCGCGAACGGCCTGCTGCTGCCCGGCGCGGGCCTGCTGGTCGCGTTCGCGGTGTGGTGGCTCACCGCCCGGCTGGAGCTGGTGCATCCCGCCGCGCTGCCCACCCCCGGCTCGGTGCTGTCGGCGTTCACCGACAAGCCGGACCGGATGCTGGAGCACACGCTCGACACCATGCTGGAGATCCTGATCGGCTTCGCGCTCTCCGCCGTGGCCGGCGTGCTGCTCGGGCTCTCCCTGGCCGCCTCGCGCACCGTCGAGCGGATGTTCACCCCGCTGCTGGTCGCGGTCAACGCGGTCCCGAAGATCACCCTGGGGCCGCTGCTCGTGGTCGCGCTCGGCTGGGGGCAGAAGCCGATCCTGACCATGGTCTTCCTGCTCTGCTTCTTCCCGATCGTGCTCTCCACCGCGACCGGGCTGACCACCACGCCGTCCGACCTGGCCGAGCTGGTCCGCTCCCTGAACGCCTCCTGGTGGCAGGCGTTCCGCAAGGTGCGCTTCCCGGCCGCGCTGCCGCAGATCTTCGTCGGCCTGAAGGTGGCGATGCCGTTGGCCGCGATCGGCGCGGTGATCGGGGAGTTCCAGGCCGGCGAGAGCGGCCTCGGCTACGTCATCACCCAGTACGCCGGCATCGGCGACACCGCGACCGCCTGGGCGGCGATCATGCTGGTGGCGCTGGTCAGCATCCTGCTCTACTCGGCGCTGGTGTTCGTGGAGCGCCTGGCCCTGCCCTGGGTGCGGGAGACCACCTCGACGAGGTGA